A window of Cytobacillus sp. FSL H8-0458 genomic DNA:
TGAAATTTCATCTGTCACAACATGTTCACGTATTCTTTCATCATACCCCTCGTAATGGCCGCATACAAAAATCAGGTGATCTGCTTCTGCCAGTTCTTCGGCTTTTTTTTGCGTATAGCGTTCCCCTTGGGGACACAGCAGGATAACCCTCGGAGACGCACCGCTTTTACTGCGAAGATCATCAACCGCATCAAATATCGGCTGCGGTTTTAAAACCATCCCCGCTCCTCCGCCATATGGGTAGTCATCAACGGTTTTGTGCTTATTGTCGGCATATTCCCTAAAGTTGACGACATTGTACGTTACCGCTTCATTTTCTGCAGCTTTTTTTAATATGGAATGCCCAAAGACCCCTTCAAACATTTCAGGAAACAGCGTGAGCACATCAATATTCATCATGAAAGCAATCCTTCAATCGCATTAATTTTCACAAGTTTATCTTCCACATTAACTTCCTTAACAACATCTTCAATATATGGGATTAGAATTTCCTTACCGCCTTTTGCTTTAATTACCCACACATCATTTGCTCCGGGAGAAAGAATTTCTTTAATTTTCCCCACTTCTTCTCCATTAAGAGTTTCAACTGTACACCCTATGATTTCATGGTAGTAAAATTCATCCTCTTCAAGATCGCCAAGCTGATCTTCTGAAATTTTCAGAATGCCGCCCTTCATTTTTTCAATCTGATTGATATTCTCGTATCCTTCAAAGGTAAGCAGATCAAATGATTTATGAGTGCGGTGTGATTTCACTGTCAGCTCAACGGGATCACCTTTTGTGTCAGGCATGAACAAATAAAGTTTATTTCCCGGCTTATACCTCTCTTCAGCAAAGTCTGTTTTTGAAATGACTCTCGCTTCCCCTTTAATGCCATGGGTGTTCACAATTTTTCCAACGTTAAACCATTTCTGCATGCACTATCACCTCTAGCGTATTTCATCAACAATTCCATCTCTTATGATGATCGTTTTCCCTTTTTCTATGTCTTCCCAGGGGGTACCCTTTTGAACCTCGATAATCGCCTGGACTTCTTTTTCTTTTAATTCACTTCCTAATGGTAGCATATGTAATTGTTCTATTTGAAAATCCAGCAGCTGGACTTTTTCCTGCCTCAGTTGAATTTCCTTTTCAAAGTGCTGTTTCAGACTGGCAGGATGCAGCTTTTTGTTTTTTTCCTGCTTTTTCAGTTCAAACCTCAACTGATCACTTTCTTTCTGCAGCTGTTTTTTTTTGGCCGCATAGCCTTCCAGCAGTTCTTGCTTGCTGTTCTCTGTCAGCACCTGCTTAACTGTAACCGTTTGAATAATGTTCATGTACAGCGCCTCCCAAATCATAATCCGAATGAAAAAACGGCGTAACTGACACTGCTGTCACATTCTTAGTTGGCGATGTTATTTTTTTAGATTGTAAAAAAAGGAGGGGAAGCCCCTCCTTTTTTGGTATACCCGCTCATAGCAGGATAATTATTCGATGATCTCTAAAAAGATCTTCTTTTCTTCTGATGAACCTGCTGCATAAACAACGGTCCGTATTGCTTTCGCAACGCGCCCTTGCTTCCCAATTACTTTCCCCATGTCATTCTTGTTGACGGAAAGCCGATAGGTTACGCGCTGATCCTCTTCTTGGACATTCACTTGAACATCTTCCGGAAAATCAACAAGGGGCTTAACAATCGTTTCGATAAGCTCTTTCATCTTATAATGAATTACTTACCGTTTTTAGCGTTATGGAATTTTTCCATAATGCCTTGCTTAGAGAAAAGGTTACGTACTGTATCAGATGGCTTAGCACCTGTCTGAAGCCATTTAAGAGCCAACTCTTCATTGATTTCCACGATCGCTGGTTGAGCAACCGGATTGTAAGTTCCTACTGTTTCAATGAAACGTCCGTCACGAGGAGAACGAGAATCAGCTACAACGATACGATAGAAAGGGTTTTTATGAGCACCCATACGCTTTAAACGAATTTTTACTGCCATTTTAAATAAGCACCTCCGAATAGTTTCACACAAGATAGTATAATATCAGATAGTTAATTAGTTTGTAAAGGTTTTTTTCTTTACATGTTATGAAAAGCTTAAATGACTAGAAAAGCGCAAGCGCCTTGCCCACCCCCGACAATCCCTCGAGGGAGCAGGCGCTGGAGCTAGACATTACTAAAAAGGGTTAAAAGGAAGCTTGAATCCGCCTTTTTTCTTGCCTTTTTGCTGCATGCCGGCCATTTGCTTCATCATCTTTTTCATATCCTCAAATTGCTTCAGCAGACGGTTAACTTCGGGGACGGTTCTTCCGCTTCCCTTGGCAATCCGTTTGCGGCGGCTTGAATTGATGATTTCCGGATGAGTTTTCTCTTCCTTAGTCATCGACTTAATAATGGCTTCCACGTGAGTGATTTGCTTCTCATCGATTTGCATATTATTCAAGCCTTTGATTTTGTTGGCACCAGGCATCATTTTCAGAAGCTCATCAAGAGGTCCCATTTGGCGGACCTGACCAAGCTGGTCCAAAAAGTCATCAAATGTGAAAGAAGCAGTGCGCATCTTCTGCTCAAGCTCTTTTGCCTTTTCTTCATCCACATTAGCCTGTGCTTTTTCAATTAGGGATAAGACATCCCCCATACCTAAAATACGGGATGCCATCCGTTCTGGATGGAACGCTTCAAGGGCATCCAGCTTTTCGCCTAGACCGATGAATTTAATCGGCGTGTTTGTTACGGATCTAATGGATAGAGCCGCTCCGCCTCGGGTATCGCCATCCAGCTTTGTCAGGACTACTCCTGTAAGACCCAGCAGATCATTGAAGCTTTGTGCTACATTAACCGCATCTTGACCAGTCATGGCATCTACAACAAGAAAAATTTCATCTGGATTGGAAAGCTCTTTGATTTGCTTCAGCTCATCCATTAAAGCTT
This region includes:
- a CDS encoding YlqD family protein — translated: MNIIQTVTVKQVLTENSKQELLEGYAAKKKQLQKESDQLRFELKKQEKNKKLHPASLKQHFEKEIQLRQEKVQLLDFQIEQLHMLPLGSELKEKEVQAIIEVQKGTPWEDIEKGKTIIIRDGIVDEIR
- the trmD gene encoding tRNA (guanosine(37)-N1)-methyltransferase TrmD, with product MNIDVLTLFPEMFEGVFGHSILKKAAENEAVTYNVVNFREYADNKHKTVDDYPYGGGAGMVLKPQPIFDAVDDLRSKSGASPRVILLCPQGERYTQKKAEELAEADHLIFVCGHYEGYDERIREHVVTDEISIGDFVLTGGELGAMVVIDSVVRLLPGVLGNQESHMKDSFSTGFLEHPHYTRPADFRGIKVPDVLMSGNHRLVEEWRAKESLRRTYLRRPDLLEDAELTSEQQKWLNEIKKEDK
- the rpsP gene encoding 30S ribosomal protein S16, whose translation is MAVKIRLKRMGAHKNPFYRIVVADSRSPRDGRFIETVGTYNPVAQPAIVEINEELALKWLQTGAKPSDTVRNLFSKQGIMEKFHNAKNGK
- the ffh gene encoding signal recognition particle protein, with protein sequence MAFEGLADRLQNTIQKIRGKGKINEADVKEMMREVRLALLEADVNFKVVKEFVKKVSERAVGQEVLKSLTPGQQVIKVVKEELTELMGGEQSKIAVSNRPPTVIMMVGLQGAGKTTTTGKLANLLRKKYNRNPMLVAADIYRPAAIKQLETLGKQLNMPVFSLGDQVSPVEIAKEAIAKAKEDHNDYVLIDTAGRLHVDEALMDELKQIKELSNPDEIFLVVDAMTGQDAVNVAQSFNDLLGLTGVVLTKLDGDTRGGAALSIRSVTNTPIKFIGLGEKLDALEAFHPERMASRILGMGDVLSLIEKAQANVDEEKAKELEQKMRTASFTFDDFLDQLGQVRQMGPLDELLKMMPGANKIKGLNNMQIDEKQITHVEAIIKSMTKEEKTHPEIINSSRRKRIAKGSGRTVPEVNRLLKQFEDMKKMMKQMAGMQQKGKKKGGFKLPFNPF
- the rimM gene encoding ribosome maturation factor RimM (Essential for efficient processing of 16S rRNA); this encodes MQKWFNVGKIVNTHGIKGEARVISKTDFAEERYKPGNKLYLFMPDTKGDPVELTVKSHRTHKSFDLLTFEGYENINQIEKMKGGILKISEDQLGDLEEDEFYYHEIIGCTVETLNGEEVGKIKEILSPGANDVWVIKAKGGKEILIPYIEDVVKEVNVEDKLVKINAIEGLLS
- a CDS encoding KH domain-containing protein, coding for MKELIETIVKPLVDFPEDVQVNVQEEDQRVTYRLSVNKNDMGKVIGKQGRVAKAIRTVVYAAGSSEEKKIFLEIIE